The Notoacmeibacter ruber DNA segment TGTCGGTCGGGTGAAGGGGGAAGAGAAACCGGCCCTTGCCTGGATCGATATCTCGACCGGCGCCTTCCGCACCGCCACGAGTGCAGGCGAGCGCCTGCTGTCCGACATTCTGCGGATCGACCCCCGCGAGGTTCTGGTGCCGCAGACCCTCTTCGAAGACCCGGACCTGCGGCCCACCTGGGATGCGCTGGGACGCCTTGCCAATCCGCAGCCGAATGCGCTTTTCGAAAGCGCTTCGGCAAGTGACAGGATTTGCCGGGTGCTGTCGGTTTCGACGCTGGATGGTTTCGGTCAGTTCTCACGGTCCGAGCTGAGCGCCATGGGCGGGGTCGTGGCGTGGGTGGAGAAGACGCAGCTCGGCGCGCGCGTGCCCCTGTCGCCGCCGCAACGCGAAGAGGGCGCTTCCACACTCTTTATCGACGCGGCGACCCGGACCAGCCTTGAACTGACTCGAACCAGTGGCGGCAGCCGGGAAGGCAGCCTCCTTAAGGTCATTGATCGAACGGTCACCGGCCCCGGCGCGCGCCTCTTGGCAGAACGTCTCGCAGCCCCCCTGACCGACCCGGAGCGCATCCTTCGGCGCCAACGCTCGGTAACGTTCCTGCGGCAGGAAAATGCCTTGCGGGACGGCCTCCGCTCCGCCCTTCGCGGCGTTCCCGACCTGATGCGCGCTCTTTCACGCCTGTCGCTCGGCCGGGGCGGCCCGCGTGATCTTGGCGCGATCCGAATGGCGCTGTCCTCCGGTCGCGAACTCGCCGATCGGTTGGCCGATGTCGAATTGCCTGAGGAGTTGCAATCCGCTCGCCAAGCCCTGCACGCCTTGCCGGAGGAAATCGGTGATCTTCTGGGGAAGGCGCTCGCGACCGATCTTCCGCTTCTGGCCCGTGACGGCGGTTTTGTCGGGGAAGCGTTCGATGAAGAGCTCGATGCACAGCGCGCCCTGGCGTCGGACAGCCGCCGTGTGATTGCGGTGATGCAGGCCGAGCTTGCCGAGGAAACGGCGATCAAGACGCTGAAGATCCGCCACAACAATATGCTCGGCTATTACATCGAAGTGCCGTCGAGCCACGGTCTGAAGCTGACGGAGGGCGAGGCGAAAGCACGTTTCATCCATCGGCAGACCATGTCGAATGCGATGCGCTTCACGACCACTGAGCTGGCCGATCTGGAAAGCCGCATCGCCGATGCAGGCGGCCGTGCCCTGGCAATTGAAACAGCGATCTTCGAGCGTCTTGTCGGTGCCGTCCTTGAAGAAACCGAGTGTTTGCGGATCGGTGCGGAAGCTCTGGCCATTCTCGATGTCTCCGCAGCATTGGCTGAACTTGCCGATATCGAGAACTGGTGCGCGCCGACGATCGACGGAAGCCTCGCCTTCGAGGTGGAATGCGGACGTCATCCCGTGGTCGAGGCCGCGCTCCGCGCACAGCAGGGCGACGCTTTCATCGCCAATGACTGCACGCTCTCACCGCCCCAGGGCGCGAAAGCGGGGGCGCTCTGGCTTCTGACCGGTCCGAATATGGGTGGTAAGAGCACCTTTCTTCGTCAGAACGCGCTCATCGCGATTCTCGCGCAGATGGGCGCTCATGTCCCGGCCACCAGAGCCACAATCGGCATTGTCGACCGACTTTTCTCCCGTGTCGGTGCGTCGGATGATCTGGCGCGTGGCCGTTCGACCTTCATGGTCGAGATGGTCGAGACGGCGGCGATCCTGAATCAGGCGGGTGAGCGGTCGCTCGTCATTCTCGACGAGATCGGCCGCGGCACATCGACCTTCGATGGGTTGTCGATCGCCTGGGCGACGGCCGAGCATCTGCACGAAACCAATCGCTGCCGCGCGATCTTCGCTACACACTTCCACGAGATGACGGCGCTGGCGGAGACCTTGCCCCGGCTCGCCAATGTTACCATGCGGGTGAAGGAGATGGAGGGCGAAGTCATCTTCCTTCATCAGGTGGGCAAGGGCGCCGCGGATCGCTCCTACGGTGTGCAGGTTGCCCGCCTCGCCGGTCTGCCGAAAAGCGTGCTGGCAAGGGCGAGGACGGTTCTGGAGCGGCTGGAAGCAGGCGGGGCCTCGACCCCCGGAGCCGGGACCCTGATTGACGATTTGCCGCTTTTCTCTGCGGCGATCCGGCAGGCGGAAAATGAACTGGCGTCAGACGCTGCGCCGGCCAGCGCTCATGAAGCGCTTCTTGCCATGCTGGATGGGATCAATCCAGACGATCTTTCGCCGCGCGAGGCGCTCGAGACGCTCTACCGGCTCAAGGATGTGCGCAGGGACTGAGCGGCTTCACGCCGCGAGGGCTTCGGCCGCCTGCTTTGCTTTCGGCGTGAAATGGGTGAGGTAGCGGCTGGCTATCCGCTCGACCGGCAGGATGGTCAGCACGTCGACCGTACCGAAATCCTTGTCAACCACCGCTTCATGTCCGAACATCGCGCCAAGCCGCAAATACCCTTTCACCAGAGGCGGCATCGCGCCGAGCGCGCTTTTCATGTCGACGGCTTCGGCCGGCATCATGTCGGTCGGCACGCCTCGTCCCGGCTGGGCCGGGCAAATGAAATCCCGTTCGGCAGCCGCATGATGAGCCAGGAAGGAAAGCGCTTCGGCATGGGCGGCGGGCGCGGTGCCGGGAAAGGAGGCACAGCCCACCATCGTATCGATCCGATGGCTCAGGCAGTAGGCCCATATGCCTTGCCATAGCAGGTCGATCGTCCGTTTCGTCCGGTAGGCGGGTAGCACGCAGGAGCGGCCGAGTTCCAGAAAACGTCGCTCCGGATGACGCGACAGAAGGCTCGGCAGATCGAATTCGTCCGCCGTATAGAACCTGCCAGCTCTCTCCGCGCTTTCCGGCGACAGGAGACGGTACGTCCCGACCAATTGAGAGGAGAGGGGGCCATCGACCGACTGGTCGAGTACAAGGAGATGATCGCAATAGGCGTCGAACCGGTCACGGTCGAGGCCGCCAGTAACCGGTGCGGAACCGGTCTTCATGCTCTCGAAGACTCTGAAGCGGAGATCCTGTGCGGCGGTGACCTCCGCCGGGCATGTGGCAAGGCTTACGACCAGCGTTCCGGCCGCGCCGAGAATGACGGGTTCTGTATGAAGCGGCTGAAGCGAGAGAGCTGGCGTGCCGAGGCGAGCCCGGAAGGGCAGTTTAGGGCGACGAACCCTTTGAAGAGAGAATTTGCCGAGTGGCACCAGAGATTTGTGCCGAAACCCGATCATGCTGCGAATTGTCGTGCCGCCAACAGCCATAACTGTCCTCCATCGCGCGCTGGGACGCTGCCTAATGGGCTTAGACGACAAGTCTGTGACAGTGAAGTCTCGAACGGCAGGCGACAAGCGGCCGGCGACCTAGCGAACGGCGCGCTCGACCAGCGAAACCAGATCAACGGGATTGATGGGCTTGTGGACTACGCCGTTTGCACCACGCTGCATGGCAAGCGCGACGGTTTCCTGCTGGGTATCGGCCGTCAAAATGTGGATCGGCATCGCCACGCCGCCCTGCGATTCCTCGAACTGGCGCATGAGATCGAGTGCCTCCATGCCGCCCATTTCCGGCATGTGAAGGTCGAGAAGAACGAGATCGTATTGCCCGCCGCCCTTGATGGCGCTCACCGCTTCGCCGCCCGTGCCGACCACATCGACGGCATGGCCGGCCTTCATCAGCGCGGAGCGGACGAGGAGCGCGTTGACAGGATTATCCTCCGCCACAAGCACACGGCAGCTATCTTCACCGACACTCACAGAGGGGGAGCGCCGACCTTCCGATGGCGAGGGGGACGGGGATTTTTGAGCCTCTTCCGTCGACCTGTGATCGCGTGCGTTCTGAGCGATACGCATAAGTGTCCGTCCGCGAACGGGCCGCGCCAAATAATGGCCGAAACCGGCGGTGCGCAAGGTGGATAGACGCCCGCGATCCTTGGCGTCGATGACGATGATGGCAGCGGTGCGATGGTCATCGAGCCAACGGCAGAGCGCGTCGTCTCTCTGTTCTTCGGTCTGCCAGGACGCAGCCATGACGAGAAGACCATTTGACTTCGCGAGTTGCTCGGCCGCCTCGTCGCGGGAAGTCGCACGAAAGATGTGCGCCCCTTCATCCTCCAGCATACGCTGGAGGATGTCTCCTTCAACCGTTCCGGTCAGCAAAACCACGGCCTCCCCCTCAAAAGACAGGGCGCCTGTTTCGGCAGGGGGCGTCTCAACCGGGATTTCGAGAGTGAAGATAGAACCGACGCCGATCTCGCTCTTGAGCGTGATCGTTCCTCCCATGGCGGAAACGATGCTTTTGGAGATGGCCAGACCGAGGCCGGCGCCGCCATGCCGTCGCGTTTCGGAATTGTCGGCCTGCTGGAACTCGCCGAAGATTTTGGCCTGGTCCTCGCGCTTGAGGCCCGGGCCGGTATCTGTGACCGCTATCGTCAGGAGGCCCGCCTTCTCGCGCGGTTCGATCGATACATCGATCGTCACGCCGCCTTCCTCGGTGAACTTCACGGCGTTTCCGACCAGGTTCAGAAGCACCTGGCGCAACTTTCCGTAATCGGCAGGCACGCTTTGCGGCACATTCCTCGCGGTCCGCGCATTGATGATGATACCCTTGTCGGCATGGCGGCTGGCGAGCAGTTCCGCGACACTTTCGGTCAGTTCGCGCAGATCGGTCGGTGATTTGTCGATGGTCAGCTTGCCGGCCTCGATCTTGGAAAAATCAATCAGATCCTCGATCAGGACCATCAGGGCATCGGCCGAGCCGTCGATCGCATTGACATAGGTCCGCTGCTCATCCGTCAGGGTTGTGTCGGCCAGCAGCTTGGACATGCCGGAGATACCGTTCATGGGGGTACGGATCTCGTGACTGACGGTCGCCAGAAAACGGCCCTTGGCGCGGTTGGCCGCATCGGCCTTTTCGCGCGCGTCGATCAGCGCCTGCTCGGCGCTCCGATGCGCCGTGATATCGCGTCCGATGGAGCGGTGGAGGTCCCGCTCTTCATCTTTCTGATCGGTGAAGGAAAACCAGCGATATTCGCCATTATGAAGAAAGGTCAGCTCTTTGCGGCTATCGCCATCCAGCACGCCCGCAAAACCGATCTCCCGCAATGTCAGGCCCTTCAGGGCATCACAGGTGGACAGGCCGAAGAGGCGGCAGAAATTGAGGTTGGCCCACAATATGGTGCCGTTACCGTCGCGCTGAATACACAGATCGCCTGCCGCTTCCGCCAGTTCGAGAAAAGCCTGTTGGCGCTCCTCGGCATCGCGAGCCCGTGCCAGCAGGAAGGCGCGATTGATCTTGAGGCGCTGAGCCAGGCCGGTATCGGTCATGCCGGCAAGAAAGAAGAGACATGCCGAGAAGCCGAAAACCACGGAAGCCATCCGCCCGACATCGCCAAAGGCGAAGGCTGCGCCGCCCGCGAACATTGCCAGAGCAAGGATGAGAAAACCGGCCCTACGGAGCCGCTCGGCAGTAGATGGGATCTCGACTGCCGGTTCGGGCTGGTCGAGATTCGCAGGCTGAAGAGAAGGAGGCATGAGGATATCGCGCTTTTCGACAGCGTGAATCGTCTCTGATCGGGAAGGTGAGTTTGCGGTCTCGGTCGTCATCGCCTGACGCTACCAAGAAGATTTTTCGGAAGGCTTCGCCCGATCGTTCAAATTTGAACGATCGGGCGTTTCCGTGTCTGAAAATGAATCCCGGTCTACTTCAGAACGTTGCGACAACGCGGCCCTGAATGCCGTTTTCGATGATCTTCCGCGCCATCGGAATGAGGTCGTCGAAACCGATTTCCGTGGTGAGGGACTCCAGCTTGCTCTTGTCGAGATCCGTAGCGAGACGGCTCCAGGCGCGTTCGCGCAATTGCCGCGGCGCCATGACGGAGTCGATGCCCTTCAGCGTGATGCCGCGCAGAATGAACGGCATGACAGTGGTCGGCAGATCGAAGCCCTGCGCCAGCCCGCAGCAGGTGACCGTTCCGCCATGCCTGGTCTGCGCCAGCACATTGGCCAGTGTATGGCTTCCGACCGCGTCGATGCCTGCGGCCCAGCGTTCCTTGCCGAGCGGCTTTCCCTTCTCGCTCAGTTCATTGCGGTCGATGATCGTGGAAGCGCCAAGCCCCTTCAAATATGCGCCTCGCTCTTCCGGGCTGCCGGTGACGGCGATGACTTCATAGCCAAGTTTGGCAAGGATGGAGACCGCGACCGATCCGACGCCGCCGGTGGCGCCGGTGACCACGACCGGGCCGTCCGCCGGCTTGCAGCCCGAATCTTCCAGCCCCAGCACCGATAGCATGGCTGTATAGCCGGCGGTGCCGATCGCCATGGCATCCTTGGTGGTCAGTCCGTCAGGCAGGGAGACGAGCCAGTCCCCCTTGATCCGGCTCTTTTCGGCATAGGCTCCAAGATGGGTTTCTCCAGTGCCCCAGCCGTTCAGGATGACCTTGTCGCCGGGTTTCCAGTCCGGATGGTCGCTTTTCTCGACGGTTCCGGCAAAGTCGATGCCGGGCACCATGGGAAAGCGGCGAACAACCGGACTTTTGCCGGTGATGGCGAGGCCGTCCTTGTAGTTGACGGTCGTCGCCTCAACCGAGACGGTAACGTCTCCCTCCATGAGGTCGCTCTCGGCAATCCGTGTGTCTTTTACCTCCTGATTGCCCTCGTCATCCTTCGTGATGAGAATCGCCCGGAAATCGTCGGCCATGCTTTCCCTCCTGATTAAATCGCTTGTCTGGCTATTTGCGGCAGCGCCCTCGGCGGTCAAATCGCGCTGGCCTATTGCTGGCGCGTGGCGCGCCAGATCATGAACTCTTGAAGCACCGCCAGCACGGCGCCGATCGTGATGAAGGCATCGGCCAGATTGAAGATCGCGAAAGACCAGATTTCGGTATGAAAGCGGAAATAATCAACGACATAGCCAAGGCTGACCCGGTCGATCAGATTACCTATGGCGCCGGCGATAATGAGCGTATAGCCGAGACGCGCTATCTGGTGATCCATCGGTGTGCGCCAAAGAAGCCACAGAACGAAGCCGCAAATTGCAAGCGAAAGTACCGTCAGGAGGCCGGGGCCCGCGTCCGAAAGCATGGAAAAGGCGACACCGGTGTTGTGGGTTCGAAACAGCGAGAAGACCGGCAGGAGATCGATCTCCTGATGATACTCCATATAGGCCTCGACCCAGATCTTCGCGGTCTGATCGACGACGACAAGAGCGAAGATCAGGAAGATCGCCCAGAGAAAGCTCTTCAAATGGTCCTCTCTCGTCGTCTGGGACGGTGAGGAATGATTGTGAGAGTTCATGCATTGTCCTTGAAGGAAAGGGCGTGGCGGCGCGCCTCGAACAGCATCAGGCCCGTGGCGACAGCCAGGTTGAGGCTGTCGGCCCGGCCGGTCTGGGGGATGCGCGCGAGGGCGTCGCAGCTTTCGGCCAATGTGTCTGGCAAGCCCTGGCTTTCATTGCCCATTAGAAGAAGGAGAGGGCCGGTCTGCGGCCACGCGATCGTTCGATAATCGACCGAGCCTTCCAGATGGGTGCCGACTAACTGGCCGGGCCACTCCCGACGGAAGGCAAGGAATTCGTCTTCGGTCATTCGCGCAATCGGGACGGCGAAAAGCGACCCCATCGTGGCGCGAACGGCCTCGATGGAGAAAGGATCGACACAGTCGCCGACGAGAATGATCCCTGACGCGCCAACGGCATCGGCGGTCCGCAGGATCGTGCCGAGATTGCCAGGGTCGCGCACTCTGTCGAGAACAACGAAAACGCTATCGGGCGCATGCTTCAGTTTTCTTGCATCCGCCCATCTTGTGCCGAAGACACCGACCACCATCTGCGGATTGTCGCGCCGGGTAATCGCACCCAGCACCTTTTCGGATACTTCCAGAACGTCGCCGCCCCTGGCGATCACCTTGGCCGCCAGATCGGCGAGACCGGAATGATCGCGCGCGTTTTTCGCATAGATCAGCGTTTTGACCTGCCAACCGAGGTCGAGCGCATCGATGACGAGTTTCTGGCCCTCGGCAAGGAAGCTCTTTTCGGCTTCGCGATTGCGCTTGCGGTCGAGGCCGCGAATGGCCTTGATCGTCGGGTTGGAGAGCGCCGTGATTTCCTTGACGCGCCCGGGGGCGCCAGTGTTGTTCATGCCGCTACCCAGCGTGAGAAGAGGGAGGTGGAGATGGCGCGTCCTGCGCCGACGGTTTCATCTTCGCGGATGATCAGTTCACCCGATTCCACCCGGCCACCCATGCCTGCCATTCGTTCGCGCATCAGGGCATGTATGGCGTAGAAGGAGGCGCGAATGGAATAGGCGGTCAGCACCATGGCGAGCGGCTTGTCGGAAAGGATGTCCCGGCACCCGGCAACCATGGAGGGAAGCCCCTCGAAGAGCTGCCAGACCTCGCCTTTCGGACCGCGCCCGAAGGCTGGCGGATCAAGCAGGATGATATCGTACTGATTGCCGCGGCGGCCTTCTCTTTCGACGAACTTCATGGCGTCCTCGACGATCCAGCGGATCGGCTTGTCCTCCAGACCGGCCATGAGCTGGTTTTCGCGCGCCCATCCTACAGCCTTCTTACTGGCGTCGACATGCGTCACTTCCGCGCCTGCCCGCGCGGCGACAAGTGAAGCGATGCCCGTATATCCGAACAGGTTGAGAACCCGGACCGGACGGCCTGCGCTTTCGATCGACTCCGCCATGTGTCGCCAGTGCGTCGCTTGCTCGGGAAAGACCCCGACATGACGAAACGATGTAAATCGGCCGAGAAAGTTGATGCCGTCATGCTTCATGGGCCAGGTTTCGCCGAGCGCGGCCTTCGGGAAACGCCAGCGGCCCATCCCTTCTTCGTCGGTGTCACCGGTAAAGATGGCGTCGGCGGCTTCCCATTCGCTTTGGGGCAGGGCAGGTCGCCAAAGGGCCTGGCCTTCCGGTCGGACGACCCGATAGGGGCCGTAGCGTTCCAGCTTCAATCCGTCTCCGGAATCGAGCAGCGCATAATCCGCATTGCCGGCCACTTCCAGAATGAGCGGCAGGGCTTCCTCCGGAAGGACGCCATCCGGGCGCGGAAGCCTTCGCGTGGCGCTTCCCGTATCCGCGCTCTTCTCGAGATTTGGTGTGGGTTTTTTCGCCTGTCGCGCTTTGGGCGGGGCGGCCTTTGCTGTCGTCCGAGGCGAACGCGTCTTGTCGCGCTTGCGGCGGTTTCCCGAACGGGAGGTCATGACATTGCTCCCATTCGTGTATGAAATGGACGATATAGACTGCGCTGACGAAAGGCATTCATCACGCGCTTTTGCCACAGGGACTATCGGGCTGCAACGCAGTTTGGCTGCCAAGAACACCCCGAGAAGGAAAACGGAACATCTGTTTTCCTGCATCTCTCCGAAGAGGTTTCGTCAGGGGCTTTCCCCGCCGGTTTTGCACAGAGTTTTCCACTTGCTGCCGGCCAGCGAAACGTCACATGCGCAGCGATAGCTGCATATTAAAAATCAATAAATTAAAAAAGAGGAATTTATTGACTCCACGCATTCTCGATATGCACAGGCCAACGCTTGGGGCAGATTGCGACGATGTCGAAGCGGATGGAGAGATATGGCGCGTCGGGTTGTTTGGCGAGCCACAGATCGGCTGCGTTGGCGATCCGGGTTTGAGATGTCCAGGTGACGGCATCCATCGCCTCGCGCAAGGTGGGGCGGGCCTTCACCTCGACAATGGCAACCACCTTACCGCGCCTGGCGATAATATCGATCTCACCAAGCGGCGTGCGGACATTGCGACCGACAATCCGGTAACCTTTCAGGCGGAGAAGCCATGCTGCCAGGGTTTCTCCGCGCGCGCCACGCTTCAAAAAGCGGCGCTTGGCGTGACGGCCATGGGGTTTGCCCGCCTCAGCCATCGCCGCTCTTCAATTCGACAAGTCTCTTGTAAAGATCGGATTTTGGCAGGCCAGTCTGTCTTGCGGCTTCGGCCGCCGCTTTGCCGGCGGGCATGTCGCCCGCGAGATCGCGTAGCAGCGCGTCCAGCACCTCGCCCTCCGGAGCAGCCTCGGCCAGTGGTGGCCCAACGCAAATCACGCATTCGCCCTTGGGCGCTCCGGTCTCCTCGTAGTGTTTGGAAAGGTCGGAGAGTGTGCCTCGGCGGTACTCTTCGAAGGTCTTGGTCAGTTCGCGACAGACAGATGCAGGCCGCTCCGCGCCAAACGTCTCCACCATGGCCGAGA contains these protein-coding regions:
- the mutS gene encoding DNA mismatch repair protein MutS, giving the protein MAEPQPTIPLNELISADSRASATPMIEQFIEIKAANADSLLFYRMGDFYELFFTDAEVAARTLGITLTKRGQHLGRDIPMAGVPVHAANDYLQKLIAAGHRVAVCEQVEDPAEAKKRGGKALVRRDVTRLVTPGTITEENILDPGEPNWLLAVGRVKGEEKPALAWIDISTGAFRTATSAGERLLSDILRIDPREVLVPQTLFEDPDLRPTWDALGRLANPQPNALFESASASDRICRVLSVSTLDGFGQFSRSELSAMGGVVAWVEKTQLGARVPLSPPQREEGASTLFIDAATRTSLELTRTSGGSREGSLLKVIDRTVTGPGARLLAERLAAPLTDPERILRRQRSVTFLRQENALRDGLRSALRGVPDLMRALSRLSLGRGGPRDLGAIRMALSSGRELADRLADVELPEELQSARQALHALPEEIGDLLGKALATDLPLLARDGGFVGEAFDEELDAQRALASDSRRVIAVMQAELAEETAIKTLKIRHNNMLGYYIEVPSSHGLKLTEGEAKARFIHRQTMSNAMRFTTTELADLESRIADAGGRALAIETAIFERLVGAVLEETECLRIGAEALAILDVSAALAELADIENWCAPTIDGSLAFEVECGRHPVVEAALRAQQGDAFIANDCTLSPPQGAKAGALWLLTGPNMGGKSTFLRQNALIAILAQMGAHVPATRATIGIVDRLFSRVGASDDLARGRSTFMVEMVETAAILNQAGERSLVILDEIGRGTSTFDGLSIAWATAEHLHETNRCRAIFATHFHEMTALAETLPRLANVTMRVKEMEGEVIFLHQVGKGAADRSYGVQVARLAGLPKSVLARARTVLERLEAGGASTPGAGTLIDDLPLFSAAIRQAENELASDAAPASAHEALLAMLDGINPDDLSPREALETLYRLKDVRRD
- a CDS encoding GNAT family N-acetyltransferase, which gives rise to MAVGGTTIRSMIGFRHKSLVPLGKFSLQRVRRPKLPFRARLGTPALSLQPLHTEPVILGAAGTLVVSLATCPAEVTAAQDLRFRVFESMKTGSAPVTGGLDRDRFDAYCDHLLVLDQSVDGPLSSQLVGTYRLLSPESAERAGRFYTADEFDLPSLLSRHPERRFLELGRSCVLPAYRTKRTIDLLWQGIWAYCLSHRIDTMVGCASFPGTAPAAHAEALSFLAHHAAAERDFICPAQPGRGVPTDMMPAEAVDMKSALGAMPPLVKGYLRLGAMFGHEAVVDKDFGTVDVLTILPVERIASRYLTHFTPKAKQAAEALAA
- a CDS encoding hybrid sensor histidine kinase/response regulator — its product is MPPSLQPANLDQPEPAVEIPSTAERLRRAGFLILALAMFAGGAAFAFGDVGRMASVVFGFSACLFFLAGMTDTGLAQRLKINRAFLLARARDAEERQQAFLELAEAAGDLCIQRDGNGTILWANLNFCRLFGLSTCDALKGLTLREIGFAGVLDGDSRKELTFLHNGEYRWFSFTDQKDEERDLHRSIGRDITAHRSAEQALIDAREKADAANRAKGRFLATVSHEIRTPMNGISGMSKLLADTTLTDEQRTYVNAIDGSADALMVLIEDLIDFSKIEAGKLTIDKSPTDLRELTESVAELLASRHADKGIIINARTARNVPQSVPADYGKLRQVLLNLVGNAVKFTEEGGVTIDVSIEPREKAGLLTIAVTDTGPGLKREDQAKIFGEFQQADNSETRRHGGAGLGLAISKSIVSAMGGTITLKSEIGVGSIFTLEIPVETPPAETGALSFEGEAVVLLTGTVEGDILQRMLEDEGAHIFRATSRDEAAEQLAKSNGLLVMAASWQTEEQRDDALCRWLDDHRTAAIIVIDAKDRGRLSTLRTAGFGHYLARPVRGRTLMRIAQNARDHRSTEEAQKSPSPSPSEGRRSPSVSVGEDSCRVLVAEDNPVNALLVRSALMKAGHAVDVVGTGGEAVSAIKGGGQYDLVLLDLHMPEMGGMEALDLMRQFEESQGGVAMPIHILTADTQQETVALAMQRGANGVVHKPINPVDLVSLVERAVR
- a CDS encoding MDR family oxidoreductase, coding for MADDFRAILITKDDEGNQEVKDTRIAESDLMEGDVTVSVEATTVNYKDGLAITGKSPVVRRFPMVPGIDFAGTVEKSDHPDWKPGDKVILNGWGTGETHLGAYAEKSRIKGDWLVSLPDGLTTKDAMAIGTAGYTAMLSVLGLEDSGCKPADGPVVVTGATGGVGSVAVSILAKLGYEVIAVTGSPEERGAYLKGLGASTIIDRNELSEKGKPLGKERWAAGIDAVGSHTLANVLAQTRHGGTVTCCGLAQGFDLPTTVMPFILRGITLKGIDSVMAPRQLRERAWSRLATDLDKSKLESLTTEIGFDDLIPMARKIIENGIQGRVVATF
- the lspA gene encoding signal peptidase II, coding for MNSHNHSSPSQTTREDHLKSFLWAIFLIFALVVVDQTAKIWVEAYMEYHQEIDLLPVFSLFRTHNTGVAFSMLSDAGPGLLTVLSLAICGFVLWLLWRTPMDHQIARLGYTLIIAGAIGNLIDRVSLGYVVDYFRFHTEIWSFAIFNLADAFITIGAVLAVLQEFMIWRATRQQ
- a CDS encoding TrmH family RNA methyltransferase, producing MNNTGAPGRVKEITALSNPTIKAIRGLDRKRNREAEKSFLAEGQKLVIDALDLGWQVKTLIYAKNARDHSGLADLAAKVIARGGDVLEVSEKVLGAITRRDNPQMVVGVFGTRWADARKLKHAPDSVFVVLDRVRDPGNLGTILRTADAVGASGIILVGDCVDPFSIEAVRATMGSLFAVPIARMTEDEFLAFRREWPGQLVGTHLEGSVDYRTIAWPQTGPLLLLMGNESQGLPDTLAESCDALARIPQTGRADSLNLAVATGLMLFEARRHALSFKDNA
- a CDS encoding class I SAM-dependent rRNA methyltransferase, which produces MTSRSGNRRKRDKTRSPRTTAKAAPPKARQAKKPTPNLEKSADTGSATRRLPRPDGVLPEEALPLILEVAGNADYALLDSGDGLKLERYGPYRVVRPEGQALWRPALPQSEWEAADAIFTGDTDEEGMGRWRFPKAALGETWPMKHDGINFLGRFTSFRHVGVFPEQATHWRHMAESIESAGRPVRVLNLFGYTGIASLVAARAGAEVTHVDASKKAVGWARENQLMAGLEDKPIRWIVEDAMKFVEREGRRGNQYDIILLDPPAFGRGPKGEVWQLFEGLPSMVAGCRDILSDKPLAMVLTAYSIRASFYAIHALMRERMAGMGGRVESGELIIREDETVGAGRAISTSLFSRWVAA
- a CDS encoding YraN family protein, whose protein sequence is MAEAGKPHGRHAKRRFLKRGARGETLAAWLLRLKGYRIVGRNVRTPLGEIDIIARRGKVVAIVEVKARPTLREAMDAVTWTSQTRIANAADLWLAKQPDAPYLSIRFDIVAICPKRWPVHIENAWSQ